The following is a genomic window from Verrucosispora sp. WMMD573.
GTCGACGTCATGTCGAAGTCCTCTCATCTTTCCCCGCATCGCACCCTGCGGCGGGGACGGAATTGGCACCTGCCCCGCCGGACGCTCAACGGTGAGCGCGCGAGGTGGTTGCCGGGGCGTCGTCGGGCCGTATCCCTCAGCCCCTCTGGATGAGGTATGCAGTTGTGCCGCCGAGTCTAGGCAATCCGGACGCGGCCGTCGCCTGCCAATCCCAGCCTGTGAGCGAAACCTCAGCGGCGCCGTTGCCGTCCCCCCGGCGCCGCTGAGCATCGCCGTCAGGCCGGCACGGACCGCCGCTCGCCCTCGGCCAGGGCGACCGTCGCAGCCCCGCGCCGCCAGAGCGTGTCCACCGCCCAGGTGCCCGGTCCGAGCACCGCCACCAGGAAGAATGCCCAGCAGAACAGGACGGACAGTTCGCCGTTGTTCCGCAGCGGCAGCAGCGCCTCGGGCTGATGGACCACGAAGTACGCGTAGGCCATGGAGCCCGACGCCAGCAGGGCCGCGGGCCGGGTGAACAGGCCGAGGAGCACAAGGGCGCCGCAGACCAACTGGATCATTGCGGCGTACCAGCCCGGCCACTGGCCGAGCGGCACCGCCTCGCCGGTGCCACGGTTGCCGCCGAAGACGCCGAAGACGGACGACATGCCGTGAATGAGAAACAACAAACCGATGACAATGCGGAACAGGGACAGAGCCGGCCCGCCGAACCGGTCAGTGCGCATTGGTACCTCCTACTAGTGGGGTGGTGGTACCAGAATGCGGAATCTATAGATAGTTGTCGATTCAATCTCTCTTGTTGGGAACGCTCCCACACTCAGTCTAGCGGCCGAAACTTCCGGCGGCAGCAGCACTGTGTAAACCTTGTGGTCTGCTTGCGTGGGTGGCGGGAACACCAGCCGACACGGGCGGATGCGACGATGCTGCGATGCCACGCACCACGGTCCGCACTCCGGCTTCCGGTGGCCGTCGGCTCGTCGCCGTGCCGGTCTCGATCGCCGCAGCGTTCGGCCTGCTCGCCGGCTGCGCCCCGGCCGGCGAGGCCCCGGGGGCGCCGCCCCGCCCGCTCCCGGCTTCCCATGGACCCGGCAGCGCACCGTCCGACGGAGCCGATCTCGGCGGCACGCCGTCCCGGGACGGCGATCTCGCCGGAGGCGACAGCCCGACGTCCGGCTGCCCCGTGTCCGGCGTCCGGATCACCTACCGCGGCGTCAGCGCCGCCATGGGGCTGCGGGCGATGGGCCTGGAACTGGTCAACTGCGGCGACCGCCCCTACCGGCTGCACGGGTATCCGGCGCCGCAACTGCGGGACGCGGACGGCACCCTCATCCCGGTCCGGGTGATCCAAGGCGCGGAGGGAATCACGTCCGGCTTCGACGATCCACCCCGGCCGCTGGTGCTGGCCCCCGGTGAGGCGGCCGGCACCGCCCTGCTCTGGCGCAACCTGGTCGACAACCCAACGGTCGTGGCGACCAACGCCGAGCACCTCGACGTCGCCCCGCTGCGCGGCCGGCCCGCGCAACGGGTCGTCATGCAGGGGCGGATCGACCTGGGCAACACCGACCGGCTTGGGGTCAGCGCCTGGCAGAAGCAGGAGCCGCGCACGCCGGAGCCGACGCCCTCGACGCCGAACCCACCGCCCACCACCCCGGTCCCGCTGCTCTGAGCTGTCCCGGCATAGCACCGCACGCTCTTGTCGCCCGCGACCGCCCGGCTCGCGCCGAGCGGTCGCGGGCAGCGAGCTCAGCTGGTGATGTCCTTGCGGGTGAAGCGCCAGAACGCCAGGCCCCAGAACACGGT
Proteins encoded in this region:
- a CDS encoding DoxX family protein, encoding MRTDRFGGPALSLFRIVIGLLFLIHGMSSVFGVFGGNRGTGEAVPLGQWPGWYAAMIQLVCGALVLLGLFTRPAALLASGSMAYAYFVVHQPEALLPLRNNGELSVLFCWAFFLVAVLGPGTWAVDTLWRRGAATVALAEGERRSVPA
- a CDS encoding DUF4232 domain-containing protein gives rise to the protein MPRTTVRTPASGGRRLVAVPVSIAAAFGLLAGCAPAGEAPGAPPRPLPASHGPGSAPSDGADLGGTPSRDGDLAGGDSPTSGCPVSGVRITYRGVSAAMGLRAMGLELVNCGDRPYRLHGYPAPQLRDADGTLIPVRVIQGAEGITSGFDDPPRPLVLAPGEAAGTALLWRNLVDNPTVVATNAEHLDVAPLRGRPAQRVVMQGRIDLGNTDRLGVSAWQKQEPRTPEPTPSTPNPPPTTPVPLL